The Xiphophorus couchianus chromosome 14, X_couchianus-1.0, whole genome shotgun sequence genome includes a region encoding these proteins:
- the LOC114157166 gene encoding immunoglobulin kappa light chain-like yields the protein MFAAGLAPSSSGLGFEAVNVGRDVTLKCSYQENSAIGVYWYKQSPGRKPQLMSEFLKHARNGSMKSPFNNDPRFQQDTGVGKNNLKISNVQMSDSAVYYCVSGHSFQFDFLEGITVQVKDLALNLQTSVYQSELETIHTGDSAVLNCTVHTGIGDGEHRVYWLKNSDESNPRILYAQGERRNQCEINPNSQSHTCVYNLPLENLNVSHAGTYYCAVTACGYILFGNGTKLDYKEHLDSPVLLYLLTGTLAFVVVLMGLLAYTSHKLYKMKKCNREDPPERSSAASAPKAQDSAEAGDLHYATVSEKKNVISSRRQSEASDVCTYSTLKQ from the exons A TGTTTGCTGCAGGTCTGGCACCGTCATCGTCAGGTTTAGGTTTTGAAGCCGTCAATGTTGGCCGGGACGTGACTTTGAAATGCTCCTATCAGGAAAATTCTGCAATAGGCGTTTACTGGTACAAACAAAGTCCGGGACGGAAACCACAGCTGATGTCGGAATTCTTGAAACATGCTAGGAACGGCTCTATGAAAAGTCCGTTTAACAACGATCCACGGTTTCAACAGGATACAGGCGTcggcaaaaacaacttgaagATCTCAAATGTCCAGATGTCAGACTCGGCCGTTTACTACTGTGTAAGTGGCCACTCGTTCCAGTTCGACTTCTTGGAGGGCATCACTGTCCAGGTAAAGGACTTAGCATTAAACCTCCAGACGTCAGTCTACCAGTCAGAACTCGAAACCATTCATACAGGAGATTCTGCTGTGCTGAACTGTACTGTGCACACTGGGATCGGCGATGGAGAACACAGAGTTTATTGGCTAAAAAACTCTGATGAATCTAATCCAAGAATCCTTTATGCGCAAGGGGAAAGGAGAAACCAGTGTGAGATTAATCCAAACAGTCAAAGTCACACCTGTGTGTACAACCTGCCACTGGAGAACCTGAACGTGTCTCACGCTGGGACCTACTACTGCGCGGTCACCGCCTGCGGATACATCCTGTTTGGAAACGGGACCAAGCTGGACTACAAGG AACACCTGGATTCTCCTGTCCTGCTGTACTTGTTGACAGGAACTTTGGCCTTCGTCGTTGTTCTGATGGGTCTGTTGGCGTACACATCCCACAAACTGTACAAGATGAAGAAATGCAATCGTGAAG ATCCTCCAGAGAGATCTTCAGCTGCTTCAGCTCCAAAAGCCCAA GATTCTGCGGAGGCAGGTGACCTCCACTACGCTACGGTCAGCGAGAAGAAGAACGTCATCAGCTCAAGGAGGCAGAGTGAAGCCAGCGATGTGTGTACATACTCTACTCTAAAGCAGTAG